The Microcebus murinus isolate Inina chromosome 4, M.murinus_Inina_mat1.0, whole genome shotgun sequence genome has a segment encoding these proteins:
- the OR10AG1 gene encoding olfactory receptor 10AG1 translates to MFFLMFYGDQVKTEKSNTTVVMEFVLLGFSDMPKLQWILFVIFLLIYLTILMCNSVIILITRIDPALQNPMYFFLGNFSFLEICYVTVTIPRMLTDLWTRKGNISLLACATQMCFVLMLGGTECLLLAAMAYDRYAAICNPLHYSLVMNNKVCSQLVAASWISGIPVVIGQTCQIFFLPFCGSNTINHFFCDLPPVLKLACGDTFVNEIAVYVVAVVFIMVPFLLIVVSYSKIISNILKLSTANGRAKAFSTCSSHLIVVVLFYGTATITYLQPKPNEFQRMGKLISLFYTVLIPMLNPIIYTLRNKDIMVALRKLLGKLLT, encoded by the exons ATGTTCTTCCTTATGTTCT ATGGAGATcaagttaaaacagaaaaatcaaataccACTGTGGTAATGGAATTTGTTCTTCTTGGGTTTTCTGATATGCCCAAACTCCAGTGGAttctttttgtgatatttttacttatatatttgaCTATCCTGATGTGCAACAGTGTCATAATACTAATAACACGAATTGACCCTGCTCTCCAGAAccccatgtatttttttcttggcaatttttcatttctggaaatCTGTTATGTAACAGTCACTATCCCAAGAATGCTCACGGATCTTTGGACTCggaaaggaaatatttctttgttgGCCTGTGCTACGCAAATGTGTTTTGTTCTCATGCTTGGAGGCACAGAGTGCCTCCTCCTGGCGGCGATGGCATATGACCGCTATGCGGCCATTTGTAACCCTCTGCACTATTCTCTGGTAATGAACAACAAGGTCTGTAGTCAGCTGGTAGCTGCCTCCTGGATCAGCGGAATTCCTGTAGTAATTGGGCAAACATgccagattttctttttgccGTTTTGTGGGTCTAACACAATTAATCACTTCTTTTGTGACCTCCCCCCAGTACTCAAGCTTGCTTGTGGAGACACATTTGTGAATGAAATAGCAGTCTATGTAGTTGCAGTAGTGTTTATCATGGTTCCATTTCTGTTGATTGTTGTCTCCTACAGCAAAATTATCTCCAACATTCTGAAATTGTCAACAGCCAATGGAAGGGCtaaagccttctccacctgctcttCTCACCTGATAGTTGTAGTCTTATTCTATGGAACAGCTACTATCACTTATTTACAACCCAAACCAAATGAGTTTCAAAGAATGGGGAaactgatttctcttttctatactGTTTTAATCCCAATGTTGAATCCCATTATATATACTCTGAGGAACAAAGATATCATGGTGGCACTGAGAAAACTACTAGGTAAGTTAttaacatga
- the LOC105861325 gene encoding olfactory receptor 5W2: protein MNGGNCSSITEFLLLGITNNPEVKLTLFATFLVVYLINLLANLGMIILIRMNHQLHTPMYIFLSHLSFCDLCYSTAVGPKMLMDLLAENKSIPFVGCALQFFTFCIFADSECLLLAVMAFDRYKAISSPLLYTVSMSSRVCSLLMAGVYLVGMADALIHTTLTFRLCFCGSNEINHFFCDVPPLLLLSCSDTQVNELVIFTVFGFIELTTISGVLISYCYITLSVLKIHSAEGRFKAFSTCSSHLTAVAIFQGTMLFMYFRPSSSYSLDQDKMTSLFYTLVIPTLNPLIYSLRNKDVKEALEKLKNKILF, encoded by the coding sequence atgaatgGGGGAAATTGTTCCTCAATAACTGAATTCCTTCTTTTGGGAATTACCAATAACCCAGAGGTAAAACTGACCCTATTCGCCACATTTCTAGTTGTTTACCTCATAAATCTCCTGGCAAATCTTGGAATGATCATTTTAATTAGAATGAATCACCAGCTGCACACACCGATGTACATTTTCCTCAGCCACCTCTCTTTTTGTGACCTCTGCTATTCCACAGCAGTTGGTCCCAAGATGCTGATGGATCTACTTGCTGAGAACAAATCAATCCCCTTTGTTGGCTGTGCTCTGCAATTCTTCACCTTCTGCATCTTTGCAGATTCCGAGTGTCTGCTGCTGGCAGTGATGGCCTTTGATCGGTACAAGGCCATTAGCAGCCCCTTGCTCTATACAGTCAGCATGTCCAGCAGGGTGTGCTCCCTGCTCATGGCTGGGGTTTACCTGGTGGGAATGGCAGATGCTCTGATTCATACAACATTGACCTTCCGTTTATGTTTCTGTGGCTCTAATGAGATTAATCATTTCTTCTGTGACGTCCCTCCTCTCCTTCTGCTGTCTTGCTCAGACACGCAGGTCAATGAGCTAGTGATATTCACTGTTTTCGGTTTTATTGAACTGACTACTATTTCAGGAGTTCTTATTTCTTACTGTTATATCACCCTGTCGGTCTTAAAGATTCACTCAGCTGAGGGGAGGTTCAAAGCTTTCTCCACTTGCAGCTCCCACTTGACTGCAGTTGCCATTTTCCAGGGAACCATGCTCTTCATGTATTTCCGCCCAAGCTCTTCCTACTCCCTAGATCAAGACAAAATGACTTCACTGTTCTACACCCTTGTGATTCCCACGTTGAACCCTCTGATTTATAGCCTACGAAACAAGGATGTGAAAGAGGCCctggaaaaattgaaaaataaaattttgttttaa
- the LOC105861309 gene encoding olfactory receptor 5I1, which yields MEFAEGNYTLVTEFILLGFPTRPELQIVLFLVFLTLYGIILIGNIGLMLLIRIDPHLQTPMYFFLSNLSFVDLCYSSVIVPKMLVNFLSENKSISYYGCALQFYFFCTFADTESFILAAMAYDRYAAICNPLLYTVVMSRGICIRLIVLSYIGGNMSSLVHTSFAFILKYCDKNVINHFFCDLPPLLKLSCTDTSINEWLLSTYGSSVEIICFIIIIISYFFILLSVLKIRSTSGRKKTFSTCASHLTSVAIYQGTLLFIYSRPSYLYSPNTDKVISVFYTIFIPVLNPLIYSLRNKDVKDAAKKALRSKVGSS from the coding sequence ATGGAATTTGCAGAGGGAAACTACACCTTGGTGACTGAGTTTATTTTATTAGGGTTTCCAACTCGCCCTGAACTGCAGATTGTCCTATTCCTCGTGTTTCTGACATTGTATGGTATAATCCTAATTGGGAACATTGGGTTGATGCTGTTGATCAGGATTGATCCTCACCTTCAAACGCCCATGTACTTTTTCCTTAGCAACCTGTCCTTCGTAGACCTCTGTTACTCCTCAGTCATTGTTCCCAAAATGCTGGTCAATTTCCTCTCAGAGAACAAATCTATTTCCTATTATGGCTGTGccttacagttttattttttctgtactttCGCAGATACAGAATCCTTTATCTTGGCTGCGATGGCCTATGATCGCTATGCCGCCATCTGTAACCCTTTACTGTATACAGTTGTGATGTCCCGGGGCATCTGCATACGGCTGATTGTCCTGTCCTATATTGGTGGCAACATGAGTTCCCTGGTTCACACCTCCTTTGCCTTTATTCTGAAATACTGTGACAAAAATGTGATTAATCATTTTTTCTGTGACCTCCCTCCCCTGCTTAAACTCTCCTGCACAGACACATCCATTAATGAGTGGCTCCTCTCCACCTATGGCAGCTCAGTGGAAATTATCTgctttattatcatcatcatctcctACTTTTTCATTCTCCTCTCAGTCTTAAAGATCCGCTCAACCAGTGGGAGGAAGAAAACCTTCTCTACCTGCGCCTCTCACCTAACTTCTGTGGCCATCTATCAAGGGACACTTCTCTTCATTTACTCACGACCAAGCTACCTGTATTCTCCCAACACTGACAAAGTTATCTCCGTTTTCTACACTATTTTCATTCCAGTGCTGAATCCACTGATTTATAGTCTgagaaataaagatgtaaaagaCGCAGCTAAGAAAGCTCTAAGATCAAAGGTAGGTTCCTCGTGA